From the Micromonospora sediminicola genome, one window contains:
- a CDS encoding PRC-barrel domain-containing protein, whose translation MQPFNPWSWRDPAALAGGYQQTDPDDVPQQRSGDADDRPDAPGPGTPIDLTGYRVEATDGRIGSIDEASEDADARYLVVDTGPWIFGKKVLLPAGTVARVDHLERVVHVDRTRDQVKESPAFDPDDFGRADYRDRVGSYYTESYRQH comes from the coding sequence ATGCAGCCGTTCAACCCGTGGTCCTGGCGGGATCCCGCCGCTCTCGCCGGGGGTTACCAGCAGACCGACCCGGACGACGTGCCGCAGCAGCGCTCCGGGGACGCGGACGACCGACCGGACGCGCCCGGTCCGGGCACGCCGATCGACCTCACCGGCTACCGGGTGGAGGCGACCGACGGCCGGATCGGCTCGATCGACGAGGCCAGCGAGGACGCCGACGCCCGGTACCTGGTGGTGGACACCGGGCCCTGGATCTTCGGGAAGAAGGTGCTGCTGCCGGCGGGCACCGTCGCCCGGGTCGACCACCTGGAGCGCGTGGTGCACGTGGACCGCACGCGGGATCAGGTGAAGGAGTCACCGGCGTTCGACCCGGACGACTTCGGCCGGGCCGACTACCGGGACCGGGTCGGCAGCTACTACACGGAGAGCTACCGGCAGCACTGA
- the trpS gene encoding tryptophan--tRNA ligase encodes MSSARMLTGDRPTGRLHLGHYVGSIANRVRLHQRYESFFIIADLHMLTTRNSRPDIERVAHNAREMVTDILAAGVEPDRATFYLQSAIPEVGDLNTLFQNLITVPRLERVPSLKEMSRDAGKDEMPYGLLGYPVLQAADILCVKGQVVPVGRDNAAHVEVTREIARRFNHLYGEVFPVPDLIMSETPTLVGTDGAGKMSKSRGNAIGLADDAATVRRKVMGMYTDPNRVRADVPGTVEGNPVFEFHDIFNPDRAQVEDLRTRYRAGRVGDVEVKEALATALNRFLDPIRERRARFEAQPGLVDELIVAGTERTRAEVRRTLVEARRAMGLTGAYTQVRRRAERYRKAVATPA; translated from the coding sequence ATGTCCTCAGCACGCATGCTCACCGGCGACCGCCCGACCGGGCGGCTGCACCTCGGCCACTACGTCGGCAGCATCGCCAACCGGGTGCGGCTGCACCAGCGCTACGAGAGCTTCTTCATCATCGCCGACCTGCACATGCTCACCACCCGCAACAGCCGCCCCGACATCGAGCGGGTCGCACACAACGCCCGGGAGATGGTCACCGACATCCTCGCGGCCGGTGTCGAGCCGGACCGGGCCACGTTCTATCTCCAGTCGGCGATCCCCGAGGTCGGTGACCTGAACACGCTCTTCCAGAACCTCATCACGGTGCCCCGGCTGGAGCGGGTGCCGTCGTTGAAGGAGATGAGTCGGGACGCGGGCAAGGACGAGATGCCGTACGGGCTGCTCGGCTACCCGGTCCTCCAGGCTGCCGACATCCTCTGTGTGAAGGGGCAGGTCGTGCCGGTGGGCAGGGACAACGCCGCGCACGTCGAGGTGACCCGGGAGATCGCCCGCCGGTTCAACCACCTCTACGGCGAGGTCTTCCCGGTGCCCGACCTGATCATGTCGGAGACGCCCACGCTGGTCGGCACCGACGGCGCCGGGAAGATGAGCAAGAGCAGGGGGAACGCGATCGGGCTCGCCGACGACGCGGCGACCGTGCGCCGCAAGGTGATGGGGATGTACACCGACCCGAACCGGGTCCGCGCCGACGTGCCCGGGACGGTCGAGGGGAACCCGGTCTTCGAGTTCCACGACATCTTCAACCCGGACCGGGCGCAGGTCGAGGACCTCAGGACCCGCTACCGGGCGGGCCGGGTCGGTGACGTCGAGGTCAAGGAGGCCCTGGCGACCGCGCTCAACCGGTTCCTCGACCCGATCCGGGAGCGCCGCGCCCGGTTCGAGGCGCAGCCCGGTCTGGTCGACGAGCTGATCGTCGCCGGCACCGAGCGGACCCGCGCCGAGGTGCGCCGCACGCTCGTCGAGGCCCGCCGGGCGATGGGCCTGACCGGCGCGTACACCCAGGTGCGGCGACGGGCCGAGCGCTACCGCAAGGCCGTGGCCACGCCGGCCTGA
- a CDS encoding SCO4848 family membrane protein, whose translation MVLSRGWSLFLLGVGGWTWVIWPRFAVAIWNDPRAWSAGVVGEGDPTAFLWVHALLIAASLAIGTTVGVLGLRAWLATRRR comes from the coding sequence ATGGTTCTGTCGCGTGGCTGGTCGTTGTTCCTGCTCGGGGTCGGCGGGTGGACCTGGGTGATCTGGCCGAGGTTCGCGGTCGCCATCTGGAACGACCCGCGGGCCTGGTCCGCCGGCGTCGTCGGCGAGGGCGATCCCACCGCCTTCCTCTGGGTGCACGCTCTGCTCATCGCCGCGTCCCTGGCCATCGGTACGACCGTCGGCGTCCTCGGCCTCCGCGCCTGGCTCGCCACCCGCCGCCGCTGA